In Daucus carota subsp. sativus chromosome 4, DH1 v3.0, whole genome shotgun sequence, one DNA window encodes the following:
- the LOC108217530 gene encoding putative F-box protein At3g16210 — protein sequence MSPALPEHIILQEILTRLPAASLARFRFVCKSWLAHISHPNFVKSHIYRKEDYLIRTCPGGIGILSGTTLTESHIEDVPASFDGLVGSVTGLVCGISQSRNHFILWNPILHVYKQIPLPKHSRFSFFGFCWDSATENFKLVANFHSSSALVYSTKTNRWIDVGSYQIPYPTHEFPAVIVKGIPYWTEFFGSPGILKFEARTNKFTWLGVTCLAGKRYSLCSLNDCLTRIEYSLPGGNSLDLYQFNEGRGVWSKMYTIDVRTTFILTIPKCFNYSGEIVFSGCHERLHRYSYTPSLIILEGMKTSTRHLRDEHRKLRSVWCMRLPWKHRRSRHSSEFDLSSPTYSGGSIE from the coding sequence ATGTCTCCTGCTCTTCCCGAACACATAATCCTCCAAGAGATATTGACTCGACTACCCGCTGCATCACTTGCACGATTTAGATTCGTCTGTAAATCATGGTTGGCTCATATTTCTCACCCCAATTTCGTCAAATCTCATATTTATCGCAAGGAAGATTATCTCATTCGAACGTGTCCCGGTGGTATAGGGATCCTCTCGGGCACTACTTTAACCGAATCGCACATCGAAGATGTCCCCGCATCTTTCGATGGCTTGGTTGGATCCGTCACTGGCTTAGTCTGCGGTATCTCTCAGTCGCGCAATCACTTCATATTATGGAACCCGATTTTGCATGTCTACAAGCAAATTCCACTCCCGAAACATAGCAGGTTTAGCTTTTTTGGCTTTTGTTGGGACTCAGCtacagaaaattttaaattagtagcTAACTTTCATTCTTCGTCAGCTCTTGTCTATTCGACTAAAACAAATCGTTGGATCGACGTAGGATCCTACCAAATTCCTTACCCAACACATGAGTTTCCCGCGGTCATTGTGAAGGGCATTCCTTACTGGACGGAGTTTTTCGGGAGCCCTGGAATACTCAAATTCGAGGCCAGAACTAACAAGTTTACGTGGCTTGGAGTTACATGCCTTGCTGGCAAACGTTACAGTCTCTGCAGTTTGAATGATTGCCTCACCCGAATAGAGTATTCACTCCCCGGAGGAAATAGCCTGGACCTGTACCAATTCAACGAGGGACGTGGTGTTTGGAGTAAGATGTACACGATTGATGTCAGAACTACTTTTATTTTGACGATCCCCAAGTGTTTTAACTATAGCGGCGAGATTGTATTTAGTGGGTGTCACGAACGGCTGCATCGCTATAGTTACACACCTAGCCTGATCATCTTGGAGGGGATGAAAACATCAACTAGGCATTTGAGAGATGAGCATCGCAAACTCAGATCTGTTTGGTGCATGCGGCTACCGTGGAAACACAGACGATCGAGGCATTCTTCTGAATTTGACCTCTCGTCACCTACATACTCTGGTGGTAGTATTGAATAG